The following proteins are co-located in the Rippkaea orientalis PCC 8801 genome:
- a CDS encoding DUF427 domain-containing protein yields the protein MPTATWNGAILAQSDHCETVEGNYYFPPDSINKEYFKDSNTHTTCSWKGEASYYTIEVDGQQNKDAAWYYPHTKEKAKNIEGYIAFWRGVKVEP from the coding sequence ATGCCGACAGCAACTTGGAATGGAGCTATTTTAGCTCAAAGTGATCACTGCGAAACCGTCGAAGGAAATTACTACTTTCCCCCTGATTCCATCAATAAAGAATATTTCAAAGACAGTAACACCCATACAACTTGCTCTTGGAAAGGAGAAGCAAGTTATTATACCATTGAAGTTGATGGACAGCAAAATAAAGATGCTGCTTGGTACTACCCCCATACCAAAGAAAAAGCCAAAAATATAGAAGGATATATTGCTTTTTGGCGAGGGGTCAAAGTTGAACCTTAA
- a CDS encoding diguanylate cyclase domain-containing protein produces MNTDNHPLHILVIEDKKYRQTISLEKKIYSLGRHPNNSILICDQKASRYHATLMRRQKDYNGHYSYWIVDGDMQGNKSLNGIYVNGEKCLAKELKNGDLINFGCQVNATYHALTDWSNTIVDIDKIKFDPFSKQSLDLEAAHTPTLTAMSSIQNNHISGGFLPNHLNSYQSNASNTEETILPDNRHDPLTQLPNQFLFSERLSLTLKNAQQNNSLMAVGLLTINHFDHIYEDFGCPIAEQLLQEIAQTLNSSVRYDDLVARLGKNEFGFIFSKIRYAQDREIICEKLLNSVAQSFTLSGNQLQLSANIGIALYPHDGLNTETLLQQAKVILLNDYKQDQDVHKNPAFLTC; encoded by the coding sequence ATGAATACTGATAATCATCCCTTGCATATTTTGGTCATTGAAGATAAAAAATATAGACAAACAATCTCTTTAGAGAAAAAAATCTATTCCCTTGGGAGACATCCCAATAATTCAATTCTTATTTGTGATCAAAAAGCTTCTCGATATCATGCTACTCTAATGCGTCGTCAAAAAGATTATAATGGTCATTATTCCTATTGGATTGTCGATGGAGATATGCAAGGCAATAAAAGTCTTAATGGGATCTATGTTAATGGAGAAAAATGTTTAGCAAAAGAACTCAAAAATGGAGACTTAATTAACTTTGGATGTCAAGTTAACGCTACCTATCATGCGCTTACTGATTGGTCAAATACAATTGTTGATATTGACAAAATAAAATTCGATCCTTTCTCCAAACAATCTCTTGATTTAGAAGCAGCGCATACCCCAACTTTAACAGCTATGTCGTCAATCCAAAATAATCACATTTCTGGAGGATTTTTGCCTAATCATCTCAATTCTTATCAATCTAATGCGAGTAATACTGAAGAAACTATCTTGCCAGATAATCGTCACGATCCTTTAACACAATTACCTAATCAGTTTCTGTTTAGTGAGCGTCTATCCTTAACTCTTAAAAATGCTCAACAAAATAATTCTTTAATGGCTGTTGGTCTATTAACTATTAATCACTTCGATCATATTTATGAAGATTTTGGGTGTCCAATAGCAGAACAATTATTACAAGAAATTGCTCAAACATTAAATTCTAGCGTTCGTTATGATGATCTTGTTGCTCGCCTAGGAAAAAATGAGTTTGGCTTTATTTTTTCTAAAATTCGTTACGCCCAAGATCGAGAAATAATATGTGAAAAACTTCTTAACTCTGTAGCTCAATCTTTTACATTATCAGGCAATCAATTACAATTAAGTGCCAATATAGGCATCGCACTTTACCCCCACGATGGTCTTAATACAGAAACCCTTTTACAACAAGCAAAAGTAATTTTACTTAATGATTACAAGCAAGATCAAGATGTTCATAAAAATCCTGCTTTTTTAACTTGTTAA
- the mddA gene encoding methanethiol S-methyltransferase, with protein sequence MTQTQPTITTNKLGRITAFLYGLVSYIIFFITFLYAIGFLGNILVPKSIDSPSQIPLTQALMINLALLTVFALQHSVMARQSFKNWWTKIIPQPIERSTYVLFSSLALILLFWQWQPMGGIVWNLQNSIGRIILLSLFGFGWLLVLISTFLINHFDLFGLRQVYLYLRGETYIPLKFSTPGLYKIVRHPLYVGWFFAFWMTPTMTIAHLVFAIVTTLYILIAIQLEERDLISIHGEDYETYRRQVPMIIPFLKNQQT encoded by the coding sequence ATGACGCAAACACAACCAACAATAACAACCAATAAACTTGGAAGAATAACGGCTTTTTTGTATGGATTAGTCAGTTATATCATTTTTTTTATAACCTTTCTCTATGCCATTGGTTTTCTGGGTAATATTCTTGTGCCTAAATCCATTGATTCTCCCTCTCAAATCCCCCTAACACAAGCGTTAATGATTAACCTCGCTTTATTAACGGTTTTTGCCCTGCAACATAGTGTCATGGCTAGACAAAGTTTTAAAAATTGGTGGACAAAAATTATTCCCCAACCCATTGAACGAAGCACCTATGTCTTATTTTCTAGTCTAGCCTTAATCCTATTATTTTGGCAGTGGCAACCGATGGGTGGGATTGTTTGGAATCTTCAAAATTCTATCGGACGGATTATCCTATTATCCCTATTTGGTTTTGGTTGGTTGCTAGTCCTAATTAGCACCTTTTTAATCAATCATTTCGATTTGTTTGGACTGCGACAAGTTTACCTCTATTTACGCGGAGAAACCTATATACCTCTGAAATTTTCTACTCCTGGTTTATACAAAATTGTTCGTCATCCCCTTTATGTTGGCTGGTTTTTTGCCTTTTGGATGACCCCAACCATGACAATTGCTCATTTAGTTTTTGCCATTGTAACAACCCTTTATATTTTAATTGCTATTCAACTAGAAGAACGGGATTTAATTTCAATTCATGGCGAAGATTACGAAACCTATCGCCGCCAAGTTCCAATGATCATTCCGTTCTTAAAAAATCAACAAACTTAA
- the dnaA gene encoding chromosomal replication initiator protein DnaA, whose protein sequence is MNISPQYLWNQVLERLQIRLTRPAFETWIQDATVQEWKDNCLVIQVANSFILNHLQKTYQPIIAQEVASVVGYPVDIQLTTAEGETMAMTGEAQSYQEKSLTQIAPESPKLNQLNPRYTFSRFVVGPTNRMAHAASLAVAESPGREFNPLFLCGGVGLGKTHLMQAIAHYRLELYPNAKVFYVSTEQFTNDLIAAIRQDSMERFREHYRRADFLLIDDIQFIEGKEYTQEELFHTFNTLHEAGKQVVLASDRAPKRIPTLQDRLISRFSMGLIADIQVPDLETRMAILQKKAQYENMRLPRDVVEYIATNYTSNIRELEGALIRAIAYTSISGLSMTVQNIAPVLNPPVEQVPASPEVILRTVAESLKVSIEDLKGSSRRREISFARQVGMYLMRQHTELSLPRIGEEFGGKDHTTVLYSCDKISKLQQKDWELSQMLSELSDRINMASRTQS, encoded by the coding sequence GTGAATATTTCCCCCCAATACCTCTGGAATCAAGTCTTAGAACGCCTACAGATTCGTTTAACCCGTCCTGCGTTTGAAACGTGGATTCAAGATGCGACGGTACAAGAATGGAAGGATAATTGCTTAGTCATTCAAGTAGCTAATTCCTTTATTTTGAATCATTTACAGAAAACCTATCAACCTATTATTGCCCAAGAGGTGGCCTCGGTTGTCGGTTATCCCGTGGATATCCAATTAACGACAGCCGAAGGGGAAACAATGGCCATGACTGGAGAAGCACAGAGTTATCAAGAAAAATCCTTAACCCAGATTGCCCCAGAATCCCCGAAACTCAATCAATTAAACCCCCGTTATACCTTTTCGCGCTTTGTGGTCGGTCCAACTAACCGCATGGCCCATGCTGCGTCTCTGGCAGTCGCTGAGTCGCCTGGACGCGAATTTAATCCCCTTTTTCTCTGTGGGGGGGTAGGATTAGGCAAAACCCATTTAATGCAAGCGATCGCCCACTATCGTCTCGAACTCTATCCTAATGCTAAGGTTTTTTATGTCTCAACCGAACAATTTACCAACGATTTAATTGCAGCCATTCGTCAAGATAGCATGGAAAGGTTTCGGGAACATTATCGTCGGGCAGATTTTTTATTAATCGATGATATTCAATTTATTGAAGGAAAAGAGTACACCCAAGAAGAATTATTTCATACCTTTAATACCCTACACGAAGCCGGAAAACAGGTAGTTTTAGCCTCAGATCGCGCCCCTAAACGCATTCCTACCCTACAAGATCGCTTAATTTCTCGCTTTTCTATGGGATTAATTGCAGATATTCAAGTTCCGGATCTCGAAACGCGGATGGCGATTCTTCAGAAAAAAGCCCAATATGAAAATATGCGTCTCCCCCGTGATGTGGTTGAATATATTGCAACTAACTATACATCTAATATTCGAGAATTGGAGGGGGCGTTAATTCGGGCGATCGCCTATACGTCTATTTCTGGATTATCGATGACGGTGCAAAATATTGCCCCAGTATTAAATCCTCCCGTAGAACAGGTTCCTGCTTCTCCAGAGGTGATTTTACGGACAGTAGCCGAGAGTTTGAAGGTATCCATCGAAGATTTAAAAGGGAGTTCTCGACGACGGGAAATTAGTTTTGCGCGACAGGTGGGAATGTATTTAATGCGTCAGCATACCGAGTTGAGTTTACCGAGAATTGGCGAAGAATTTGGCGGAAAAGACCATACAACGGTGTTATATAGCTGTGATAAGATTTCTAAGTTACAGCAAAAAGATTGGGAATTAAGTCAAATGTTATCTGAATTGAGCGATCGCATTAATATGGCTAGTCGGACTCAATCTTAA